The nucleotide sequence TCCCGCCCGATTGTGCCAGCGCGACCGAGAAATCGAGGCCTTCGCCGGGTTGGCCGCGATATGTCATCTCGGTCAACTGGATGTGCGGGACCATGTAGAACGGCCCGATGCCGGTGGTCTTGATCCACGCCTTGGCGGCGGCCTCCACGTCATCGACGATGAAAGCCACCTGCATCAGGTGAGGACTGGTCTGGCCCGGCGTTACTTCGATCCCGCTCATGCCATCAGCCCTTGTTCAACACGAAATCGTTCAGCCGTTCGTGGAAGCGCTGCACGCGCTTTTCCTGTCCCGGCAGGATGCAGCCCTTGAAGCCGCGCGAATTGAGGCCCTGCTGCTGGGTGGTGCCGATGGAAAGATCCTGATCGGCCACGTAGCCGACCGAGACGCCGTCGCCGTAAACCGAGTGGCGGTGAATCGCGTCGTGCTTCAGCGGCGCGGGGCCGACCGGGGTGGCGATCTCGGTCATCTTCGCGTTCTGCGGATAGAGGCACCAGTGCTGGAACACGCACTTTTCAGGATCGGTCGGGTGCGGTTCGGTGCGCAGGATCTGGCACTGTTCGGGCGACATCGTGATCGTCAGGTTGGGGAACAGCGTGCAGTGGAAATAATCGACCAGCTGCTGGTCGGTCATGCTGCTGTAATCGTATCCCGCGTCGGCGCCGCGCTCGCGCTTGGCCTTGATCACGGCCTCGCGGATGTCGGCGGTGCGCCCGCGATATTCCTTGGGATCGATGCCCCAAGCCTCGGCGGCCTCATACAGGCCCGGAGGCACGTCGCCGCTGACGTAGTCCTTGCGGCTGGTGGCCTGGTGGCCGATCATCCACATCGAATTGTGCCCGCTCTCGTACATCTCGAACAGCGTGGTCGGCAGACCGTCGTTGATGAAGGTGGCGAGTTCGGGGTGGATCGTGGGGAGGTGGTAGCTCTCGTTGAAGTTGTCGCGGATGATCTTCCAGTTGAATTCGCAATCGGCCGAGACGTTGAACACGCGCACCCAGTTGTCGAGCTTGTAGCCGGCCAGACGGTCGGTCAGCGGGGCGAGCCATTCCTGCAAGGGGGCGACATCGTCGTCCATGCACCAGAACACGAACGGGCCCCAGGTTTCGCAGCGCAGTTCCGCCAGCTTGACCTTGCCGCACGGGCTGCCGCCGGCGAAATCATCAGGGTCCTGCACGTGGACCAGCGTGCCGTCCGGATCGAACTGCCAGCCATGATAGCCGCAGGTCAGGCGCGGGGCCGATCCCACTTCGCCGAGCACAAGACGGTTACCCCGGTGCGGGCAGGTGTTGTAGAACGCCTTCACGCTCCCATCGGCCTGCTTCATCATCACCACCGATTCCTTGCCGAAGTTGTGGCGGATGAAATCGCCCTCTTCCTCAAGGTCGGCGGTCACCCCGCCAAGGTGCCAGACCTTGGGCCAGAGGTGCTTGTTCTCCAGATCCATCCATTCGCGCGTGATATAGCGATCGGCGGTGATCGTATCGCCGCGCACGGCGATGTCGAAGTCCGGGGAATAGCGGGAAATCTTGTCCTGAACGGTCATCTCGGCATCCTCTTGAAGCGCTTGCTCAGACCGGCCAATCGCGGGTCTGGCTGAAGTCGGTTCCGCGTCTTCCCGGCCTGACCAGAGGATTGCCTTCAAGGAAACCATCTGCGGCAGGGTCGGTACGCGCCCAGTCCACTATTTCGCGGCGGCGGCTGATGCGCCACTGCCCATTCTTGCAGGTGTATTCGTCGACATAGCGCCCGGCGACGATCAGGTCTTTCGGTTCGCCGTCTTCGAACGCGCGGTGCCAGGCGTAGAAATAGACTTCCCCCGAAGCCGCATCGCCGTTCACCTCGATCTGGGCCTGCCCGATGATGTGCTGGCTGCCACCGGTATCGGCGAGGAAGCCTTGCGCAAAGGCGACGAATTCGTCCGCCGTGCCCTGCATCAAGCCGCAATCGACCCATGCGTCGTCGTGGAAGGCGCTGCGGTGCAATTCGGGGTCGAGCCGGTCCTGTCCGCGCATGTAGTTGCACAAGGCGGTGTGAATGTCGCGGCGGGCGCAGAGATCGCGAACTTCGGCTTCCATGTCGAACGCCATGCTCAATTCTCCGCGCCAAGGTATTTGTCGACGACCATCTGGAAATGGCGGATGCGCGATTCCTGATAGTTGCCAAGGTTCTGGACGCCGGTGGCACTGGCGCGGAAACCGGCCTGCTGGGCGCGCAAGTTGTCAGTGTCCTGATCGTAGACGAAGCCCATCGCGGCATCAAAGCCGGGCGCTGTGGCATAGCTTTCGTGTTCGGCCACGCGGTAAGGTTCGGGCGGCTCGGGCGGCTGTCCCTGTTCTGGATTGGGGCGGAGGAACAGGATTTCGAACAGGGTGCGGTTCGGATCGCTGCCGATCGGGCGGAAGCGATAGACCATCGGCAAGGACAGGCCGGGGAACAGCACCATGTTGGGGAACACGTGATATTCGATGGTGTCGATCATCTCGCTGTCCGAAACGGCGGAAAGATCGCATTTGTAGGCCTCGCCCATGATCTTGCGCAGGTGGCGGGCCATCACGGAGCGGGCGGTTTCGCCGTCCTTCACGTCGAGGCTGTCATCGCGCGAATCCTTGTCGCCAAGGATCATCGTGGCGAGCAGTTCCTTTTCCGACAGCGGCCTTGCCAGATGCGGCGAGTTGACGCCGCTTGCGGCATAGAACCGGGTCACCGTGTCGGAATGGCAATCGTACTGGACGTTGGCATCGCCCACGCCCTTCAGCAGTTGCGGGTGGGTTTCGAGCACGTGGTAGGATTCAAGGAAGGCTTCCTGCGCGGTCTTCCAGTTGCACGGCAGTTCCTTGGCGACGTGCACTGCGACATGGCGGTTCGCGATGTTCCAGTCCTTGAAGTGCTCGGGCAGGGGGCTGAGGAATTCCTCGAGGCTTGGGCCTTGGGCGCTCGGATTGATGAAGATGAAACCGCCCCACTGGCCGACGCGGAGTTGCGGCAATCCGGTCTTGTCGGGATCGATATAGGCGAAGTCCCAGGCGCAGGGGACCGAGGCGAGGCTGCCGTCGTTGTTCCAGGTCCAACCGTGGTAGGGGCAGCGCAAGTTATCGCCCGAGCCGGTGCCTTCACCGCGTTTGAACTTGGTCGAGCGGTGCAGACACGAATTGACGAAAGCGCGCACAGACATGTCGCCCTGCCGGACAACCACGTAGGACAAGTGTGCGACTTCATAGGTGTAGAAATCGCCTGGTTCGGGGATGTGATCTTCGCGGCAGACCCACTGCCAGGTCTTCTTCCAGATCTTCTCGATCTCTGCCTCGAAAATCGCCTGATCGAAATAGCGGTTCACGCTGACCGGCGCGCTGCCGAGGAAGGCGGGTTCTTCCATGGCGAGGACCGGTGGCGGCGGCATCACATCGTTCGCCACGATCTGCTGCATCGACGGCGCGCCGGGGCATCGAACGGCGGAGAGATCCTCGCCTTCGACGTAATCGGGCAATCCGTGCGGAACGATCGCTTCAAGCATGGGACTCTCCGGGGCGTTGCGCATTAAAACCGGCAACAGTGCCTGTTTTATGAACCTTGCCCCGATTCGCCTCAAGCTGTTTGTTCCGCTAGGTCGGCCAGACCAGCTCCACACGCCGCAGCGCGCCCACGATTCCGGGCACGGGCGAGAGGTCGCTGGTGTCTGCCACCGCGAAATCGGGGATGCGTTTGAGCCATTCCTCCAGCGTGATCGCCACTTCCTTGCGCGCGAGTTCCTGCCCCGGGCACATATGCGGGCCGCTGCCGAAGGTGGAGTGGCGCGCGCGCTTGCGCATGGCATCGATGGCGAGCGGATCGGGATTGACCGCCGGGTCGAGGCCATGGACCTGCGTCGGGATCGCGATCATGTCGCCAGCCTTCAGGGAAACGCCTTGAAACTCGATATCGCGGCGGACCTCGCGCGCAATCGAGACGAGGCCGAAGCGCCGGAACAGTTCGTTGACCACCGGCAGAACATCGGAACCCCGCGCACGCAGATCGGCGCGCAAAGCCGCGTTGTCGGCCACTTCGCGGATGATGAAGGCCAGCACGTTGACCACGGTATCCAGCCCCGCGATCAGCACCTGGGTCGAGAGGGAGAGCGCCTCGTCGCGGGTCAGGCGGCGGCCGCCGAGGTCGGCGGTGATCATCTTGCTGAGCATGTCCTCGCCCGGATGGGTGGTGCGCGCATCGACCAGCGGGGCGAGGTAGCGGAAGAACTCCTGCTTGGCGTCCTCGAAGCTCATGTCCATCCCGGGGCGAGTCATGCATTCGGCCCAATGGCGGATCTTCGGCGCTTCGGAAGCGTCGATACCGACCAGCGACATGAACACGCGGATCGGGAACTGCTCGGCAAATTCTGCGGTGAAATTGCAGTGGCCGCGCGCGGCAAAGCCGTCGATCAGTTCGGTCGCGGTGGCGCGGATCGTCTCGGACAGCCCCCGGATCGCGGCGGGGTTGAGGCTGGCGTTGAGCAGGAGGCGATAGGGGCGGTGCTCGGGCGGGTCGATGGTGGTGGGGATCAGGCCGTGCTGCTCGCCGATGGATTTGGGAAGCACGATCACGCGCGAGGAAAAGGCATCGGGATCGGACTGCACATCCTGCAGCGCCTCGCCGCCCAGCGCGATCCAGTGGCCCTCGTTGCGCGGGGTCCACACCACGGCGGGATGGCTGGCGGTGAGGTCGCTCCACGCCTTGTGGAAGCCGTGCTCGGCAAGGCCGGGCGGCATGTAGATGTCGATATCGACGACGCGGGATTCAGGCACGTGTGCCGGGCGCGGGGTGGTCATGCCGGAGATCCTCTCTTGTGATTTTGCAGGCGAACATGCGGCAGGCTGCGCGCGCTGGCGCTTGGCGTTTAGGATAGGACAAGTGCAGTTCGCACCGCCGTTTCGCCTTGACCCCTGCATGGCTTTAATTAGAATTATCGTTCTGGTTAAGAAAAGGGTGAGGCAATGGGAACGCGGCGTGATGCGATGAAGGTCGCGGCGGCAGGCATGTTGGGCTTGCCTATTGCGGCGCGGGCGGGGGCCGGTGCGGCACCTTCGGGCGTTTGCGCGCAGCCACAAAGCGCCGCGCCGCAGTGGGCGCAAGGCAACGAAGGCCAGCGCAAGGCCGATCTTGGCGACGGGCGCTACCTCAATCCGATCATCTCGGGCGACTATCCCGATCCGACCGTGCTGAAGGACGGCGACGACTACTACATGACCCATTCGTCGTTCGATGCGGCGCCGGGGCTGCTGATCTGGCATTCGCGCGATCTGGTGAACTGGCGGCCACTCGGCCCTGCGCTGAACGAGCCGCTGGGAACGGGCTTTGCGGTGGATCTGGTCAAGCATGGCGGGCGCTATTTCATCTACATTCCGTTCATGAAGGCCCCGTGGTCCAAGGGGCTGAAAGACTTCGCCAATATCTACGTCATCCATGCCGACAGCATCGAAGGTCCGTGGAGCGATCCGGTCGATCTCGGTATCGGCGGGCTGATCGATCCGGGCCATGTCGTTGGCGAGGACGGGCAGCGGTATCTGTTCTTCAACCAGGGCAAGCGGGTGCGGCTGCGCGCGGATGGTCTTGCCACCGCCGGGCCGGTCGAGACGGTCTACGAAGGCTGGCGCTACCCCGATGACTGGGTGACCGAGAACTACGCGCTCGAAGGGCCAAAGCTGTTCCGGCGGGGGGGCTGGTTCTATCTGGTGAGCGCGGTTGGTGGAACGGGCGGACCGCCGACCGGCCACATGGTTGTGGCATCGCGCGCGCGGTCGGTGAACGGGCCGTGGGAGCATTGCCCGCACAATCCGATCCAGCGCACGAAGGACAAGTCGGAAATGTGGTGGTCGCGCGGGCACGCGACTTGCGTCGAAGGGCCGGGCGGGCAGTGGTACATGGTCTATCACGGCTATGAGAACGGCTACAGCACACTGGGGCGGCAGACCTTGCTTGAACCGATTGAATGGACCGTGGATGGGTGGTTCAGGGCCATGGGTGGCGATCTGTCCCGGCCCCTGCCCATGCCGCCGGGTGCAGCGGTGGCGCACGGCTTTGCCCGCTCGGACAACTTTGCCGCAGCCAGCCTCGGCACGCGCTGGTCGCTATACGGTAGCGCGCCCGACGAGGCGGGGCGGGTGCGCTATGACAGCGGGGCGCTGGTCCTGGCGGGCAAG is from Novosphingobium sp. MMS21-SN21R and encodes:
- a CDS encoding cytochrome P450; this translates as MTTPRPAHVPESRVVDIDIYMPPGLAEHGFHKAWSDLTASHPAVVWTPRNEGHWIALGGEALQDVQSDPDAFSSRVIVLPKSIGEQHGLIPTTIDPPEHRPYRLLLNASLNPAAIRGLSETIRATATELIDGFAARGHCNFTAEFAEQFPIRVFMSLVGIDASEAPKIRHWAECMTRPGMDMSFEDAKQEFFRYLAPLVDARTTHPGEDMLSKMITADLGGRRLTRDEALSLSTQVLIAGLDTVVNVLAFIIREVADNAALRADLRARGSDVLPVVNELFRRFGLVSIAREVRRDIEFQGVSLKAGDMIAIPTQVHGLDPAVNPDPLAIDAMRKRARHSTFGSGPHMCPGQELARKEVAITLEEWLKRIPDFAVADTSDLSPVPGIVGALRRVELVWPT
- a CDS encoding aromatic ring-hydroxylating dioxygenase subunit alpha, which translates into the protein MTVQDKISRYSPDFDIAVRGDTITADRYITREWMDLENKHLWPKVWHLGGVTADLEEEGDFIRHNFGKESVVMMKQADGSVKAFYNTCPHRGNRLVLGEVGSAPRLTCGYHGWQFDPDGTLVHVQDPDDFAGGSPCGKVKLAELRCETWGPFVFWCMDDDVAPLQEWLAPLTDRLAGYKLDNWVRVFNVSADCEFNWKIIRDNFNESYHLPTIHPELATFINDGLPTTLFEMYESGHNSMWMIGHQATSRKDYVSGDVPPGLYEAAEAWGIDPKEYRGRTADIREAVIKAKRERGADAGYDYSSMTDQQLVDYFHCTLFPNLTITMSPEQCQILRTEPHPTDPEKCVFQHWCLYPQNAKMTEIATPVGPAPLKHDAIHRHSVYGDGVSVGYVADQDLSIGTTQQQGLNSRGFKGCILPGQEKRVQRFHERLNDFVLNKG
- a CDS encoding nuclear transport factor 2 family protein, with the protein product MAFDMEAEVRDLCARRDIHTALCNYMRGQDRLDPELHRSAFHDDAWVDCGLMQGTADEFVAFAQGFLADTGGSQHIIGQAQIEVNGDAASGEVYFYAWHRAFEDGEPKDLIVAGRYVDEYTCKNGQWRISRRREIVDWARTDPAADGFLEGNPLVRPGRRGTDFSQTRDWPV
- a CDS encoding family 43 glycosylhydrolase, yielding MGTRRDAMKVAAAGMLGLPIAARAGAGAAPSGVCAQPQSAAPQWAQGNEGQRKADLGDGRYLNPIISGDYPDPTVLKDGDDYYMTHSSFDAAPGLLIWHSRDLVNWRPLGPALNEPLGTGFAVDLVKHGGRYFIYIPFMKAPWSKGLKDFANIYVIHADSIEGPWSDPVDLGIGGLIDPGHVVGEDGQRYLFFNQGKRVRLRADGLATAGPVETVYEGWRYPDDWVTENYALEGPKLFRRGGWFYLVSAVGGTGGPPTGHMVVASRARSVNGPWEHCPHNPIQRTKDKSEMWWSRGHATCVEGPGGQWYMVYHGYENGYSTLGRQTLLEPIEWTVDGWFRAMGGDLSRPLPMPPGAAVAHGFARSDNFAAASLGTRWSLYGSAPDEAGRVRYDSGALVLAGKGSGPANCSPLTQNVGDRSYEFSVELELVGEVTGGLLLFFNDRLFLGMGIDGTRMTSYRGGKASYWPEPAPPARKMHMRVVNQAQIVTFYYSLDGKNWTRHGVRSEVSGYNANTIDDLLSLRPALFAAGPGAVRFRNFRYRALP
- a CDS encoding aromatic ring-hydroxylating dioxygenase subunit alpha; protein product: MLEAIVPHGLPDYVEGEDLSAVRCPGAPSMQQIVANDVMPPPPVLAMEEPAFLGSAPVSVNRYFDQAIFEAEIEKIWKKTWQWVCREDHIPEPGDFYTYEVAHLSYVVVRQGDMSVRAFVNSCLHRSTKFKRGEGTGSGDNLRCPYHGWTWNNDGSLASVPCAWDFAYIDPDKTGLPQLRVGQWGGFIFINPSAQGPSLEEFLSPLPEHFKDWNIANRHVAVHVAKELPCNWKTAQEAFLESYHVLETHPQLLKGVGDANVQYDCHSDTVTRFYAASGVNSPHLARPLSEKELLATMILGDKDSRDDSLDVKDGETARSVMARHLRKIMGEAYKCDLSAVSDSEMIDTIEYHVFPNMVLFPGLSLPMVYRFRPIGSDPNRTLFEILFLRPNPEQGQPPEPPEPYRVAEHESYATAPGFDAAMGFVYDQDTDNLRAQQAGFRASATGVQNLGNYQESRIRHFQMVVDKYLGAEN